From Deferrisoma camini S3R1, the proteins below share one genomic window:
- a CDS encoding YgiQ family radical SAM protein encodes MSDEVRFLPEAPDGPDDRFDVVLVTGDAYVDHPAFGAALVGRYLEGLGFRVGILAQPDWTRPDDFRRFGRPRLFFGVTAGNLDSAVAHFTPDRRRRKRDAYSPGGQPGRRPDHATVVYAQRCKEAFPDVPVVLGGIEASLRRLAHYDYVEDRVRRSVLVDAKADFLVYGMGERAVRALAEGLAAGQPPEALRRIPGLAYRTAEPPTGEGTLELPPFEAAAESPEGFFRYFRELDRALRQPNPPVLVQRHGSLAVVVNPPAAPLTPEELDGLYQLPFTRRYPQRYEREGGVPALEPVRFSVVTHRGCYGGCSFCALAAHQGKGIVSRPAEGIVREIRRLAKHPDFRGTVTDLGGPTANMYGTGCTRAGPGRFACDRPSCLVPEVCPHLETGGQPYLQLLRTVRRIPGVKHVFVASGLRHDLLLRPNQRRLFREIVAHHVGGQMKVAPEHVANRVLRLMEKPGRRTWKEFQEAFGRIRRDLDRPVYLIPYLMTGHPGCDLTDGLDLAWFVRDLGRFAEQVQDFTPTPMTRSTCMYWTGRDPLRGEEVPVPRGRDKRAHRALAQYQNPRNREFLIRYFEEAGRPEVLRRLYGPGYNSRPKGRGRGFDSRSKRCDTRGRRSRKPRSEESP; translated from the coding sequence ATGTCCGACGAAGTCCGCTTCCTCCCCGAGGCCCCCGACGGCCCCGACGACCGGTTCGACGTGGTGCTCGTGACCGGCGACGCCTACGTGGACCACCCGGCCTTCGGTGCGGCCCTGGTGGGCCGGTACCTGGAGGGCCTGGGGTTCCGGGTGGGCATCCTGGCCCAGCCCGACTGGACCCGGCCCGACGACTTCCGCCGCTTCGGCCGGCCCCGGCTGTTCTTCGGGGTGACCGCCGGAAACCTGGACTCGGCCGTGGCCCACTTCACCCCGGACCGGAGGCGGCGCAAGCGCGACGCGTACTCCCCCGGGGGCCAGCCCGGCCGCCGGCCCGACCACGCCACGGTGGTGTACGCCCAGCGGTGCAAGGAGGCGTTTCCCGACGTGCCCGTGGTGCTGGGGGGCATCGAGGCGAGCCTCCGGCGGCTGGCCCACTACGACTACGTGGAGGACCGGGTGCGCCGCTCGGTCCTGGTGGACGCCAAGGCCGACTTCCTGGTCTACGGCATGGGGGAGCGGGCCGTGCGCGCCCTGGCCGAGGGCCTGGCGGCCGGGCAGCCCCCGGAGGCCCTCCGGCGGATCCCGGGGCTGGCGTACCGCACCGCGGAGCCGCCGACCGGAGAGGGCACGTTGGAGCTGCCCCCGTTCGAGGCCGCGGCCGAGAGCCCGGAGGGGTTCTTCCGCTACTTCCGGGAGCTCGACCGGGCCCTGCGGCAACCCAACCCGCCGGTGCTGGTGCAGCGCCACGGATCCCTGGCCGTGGTGGTGAACCCGCCGGCCGCCCCCCTGACCCCGGAGGAGCTGGACGGCCTGTATCAGCTGCCGTTCACCCGCCGGTATCCGCAGCGGTACGAGCGCGAGGGGGGGGTGCCGGCCCTGGAGCCGGTGCGGTTCTCGGTGGTGACCCACCGGGGGTGCTACGGCGGGTGCTCGTTCTGCGCCCTGGCCGCCCACCAGGGCAAGGGCATCGTGAGCCGGCCCGCCGAGGGCATCGTGCGGGAGATCCGGAGGCTGGCGAAGCATCCGGACTTCCGGGGCACCGTGACCGACCTGGGAGGCCCCACCGCCAACATGTACGGCACCGGCTGCACACGGGCCGGGCCCGGCCGGTTCGCCTGCGACCGGCCCAGCTGCCTGGTGCCCGAGGTGTGCCCCCACCTGGAGACCGGGGGCCAGCCCTACCTCCAGCTCCTGCGGACCGTACGCCGGATCCCGGGGGTGAAGCACGTGTTCGTGGCCTCGGGGCTCCGCCACGACCTGCTCCTCCGGCCCAACCAGCGCCGGCTGTTCCGGGAGATCGTGGCCCACCACGTGGGGGGGCAGATGAAGGTGGCCCCGGAGCACGTGGCCAACCGGGTGCTCCGGTTGATGGAGAAGCCGGGCCGCCGCACCTGGAAGGAGTTTCAGGAGGCCTTCGGCCGGATCCGCCGGGACCTGGACCGGCCCGTGTACCTGATCCCGTACCTCATGACCGGACACCCCGGGTGCGATCTGACCGACGGCCTGGACCTGGCCTGGTTCGTCCGGGACCTGGGCCGGTTCGCGGAGCAGGTGCAGGACTTCACGCCCACCCCCATGACCCGGTCCACCTGCATGTACTGGACCGGCCGGGATCCGCTGAGGGGCGAGGAGGTGCCGGTGCCCCGGGGCCGGGACAAGCGGGCCCACCGGGCCCTGGCCCAGTACCAGAACCCCCGGAACCGGGAGTTCCTGATCCGCTATTTCGAGGAGGCCGGCCGGCCCGAGGTGCTCCGCAGGCTGTACGGCCCCGGCTACAACAGCCGGCCCAAGGGACGAGGCCGGGGTTTTGACTCCCGTTCCAAACGCTGTGATACTAGGGGCCGTCGATCCCGGAAACCCAGGAGTGAGGAGTCCCCATGA
- a CDS encoding phosphate/phosphite/phosphonate ABC transporter substrate-binding protein, protein MLRRLGVLGLALLALATGACREPRTFRIGYMICNSRAETEARFGPLTAYLSEATGARFVPVYLDTVDVEDAYVRGDLDFTHTNSALYVTLRERHGLRVVAADRRGAFGARTLGAIIARRDSGIRTLADLKGKRFVFGPQWAPFGFLAQYALLLENGIDPETDLGYYAIPHGSWKHEKVIYAVLYGAFDAGAAPMIDLEEMTAEGKVSPDDFVILAKSELAPYCTVGARPEVPREWVDRVREALLGLTPETTVEWAGERLRVLGRAGLSGFEAVTDSDYDRIRQWARRAKLPPYEEY, encoded by the coding sequence ATGCTCCGTAGGCTCGGGGTCCTCGGGCTCGCCCTCCTGGCCCTGGCGACCGGGGCGTGCCGCGAGCCCCGGACGTTCCGGATCGGGTACATGATCTGCAACTCCCGGGCCGAGACCGAGGCCCGGTTCGGACCGCTGACCGCCTACCTGTCCGAGGCCACCGGCGCCCGGTTCGTGCCGGTGTACCTGGACACCGTGGACGTGGAGGATGCCTACGTCCGCGGGGACCTGGACTTCACCCACACCAACTCGGCCCTGTACGTCACCCTGCGCGAACGCCACGGCCTGCGGGTCGTGGCCGCGGACCGGCGGGGCGCGTTCGGGGCCCGCACCCTGGGCGCGATCATCGCCCGCAGGGACTCGGGCATCCGCACCCTGGCCGACCTGAAGGGCAAGCGGTTCGTGTTCGGCCCCCAGTGGGCGCCGTTCGGGTTCCTGGCCCAGTACGCCCTGCTCCTGGAGAACGGGATCGACCCCGAGACCGACCTGGGCTACTACGCCATCCCCCACGGGTCGTGGAAGCACGAGAAGGTGATCTACGCGGTGCTGTACGGCGCCTTCGACGCGGGGGCCGCGCCCATGATCGACCTGGAGGAGATGACGGCCGAGGGCAAGGTCTCCCCCGACGACTTCGTGATCCTCGCCAAGAGCGAGCTGGCCCCCTACTGCACCGTGGGGGCCCGGCCGGAGGTGCCGAGGGAGTGGGTGGACCGGGTGCGCGAGGCCCTGCTGGGGCTCACCCCCGAAACCACGGTGGAGTGGGCCGGGGAACGGCTCCGGGTGCTCGGCCGGGCCGGCCTGAGCGGGTTCGAGGCCGTGACCGACTCGGACTACGACCGCATCCGGCAGTGGGCCCGCCGGGCCAAGCTTCCTCCCTACGAGGAGTACTGA
- the msrP gene encoding protein-methionine-sulfoxide reductase catalytic subunit MsrP codes for MPLRLPSLPITPEGVWADRRRFLARLGLRGLGVWGLLTRPGWGLDLPPPAGPITPEASATRFNNYYEFTPDKRRVWREVAALRTRPWAVEIGGLVAKPRTVDVGDLARRLGTVDRVYRHRCVEGWSAVIPWTGIPLRALVDWAQPLGSARYVAFTAFLDPKVAPGQARHPDWPWPYTEGLTLAEARNPLALLATGAYGKPLAKSLGAPIRLVVPWKYGFKSIKGIVRIRFTEARPATFWTTLAPGVYGFSSNVAGGDREWRIDTGERQPTPRLNGYGPWVAYLYGG; via the coding sequence GTGCCGCTTCGCCTTCCGTCCCTTCCCATCACCCCCGAAGGGGTCTGGGCCGACCGCAGGCGCTTCCTGGCCCGGCTGGGGCTCCGGGGGCTCGGGGTTTGGGGCCTGCTGACCCGGCCGGGCTGGGGGCTCGACCTGCCTCCCCCGGCCGGCCCGATCACCCCCGAGGCCTCCGCCACCCGGTTCAACAACTACTACGAGTTCACCCCGGACAAGCGCCGGGTGTGGCGGGAGGTGGCGGCCCTGCGGACCCGTCCGTGGGCGGTGGAGATCGGGGGACTCGTGGCCAAGCCCCGCACCGTGGACGTCGGGGATCTGGCGCGGCGGCTGGGCACCGTGGACCGGGTGTACCGCCACCGGTGCGTGGAGGGGTGGTCGGCCGTGATCCCCTGGACCGGGATCCCCCTGCGCGCCCTGGTGGACTGGGCCCAGCCCCTGGGCTCGGCCCGGTACGTGGCGTTCACCGCGTTCCTCGACCCGAAGGTGGCCCCGGGTCAGGCCCGGCATCCGGACTGGCCCTGGCCCTACACCGAGGGCCTCACCCTGGCCGAGGCCCGAAACCCGCTCGCCCTCCTGGCCACCGGGGCCTACGGCAAGCCCCTGGCCAAATCGCTCGGCGCCCCCATCCGGCTGGTGGTGCCGTGGAAGTACGGGTTCAAGAGCATCAAGGGCATCGTCCGGATCCGGTTCACCGAGGCCCGGCCCGCCACCTTCTGGACCACCCTGGCACCCGGCGTGTACGGGTTCAGCTCGAACGTGGCCGGCGGAGACCGGGAGTGGCGCATCGACACGGGCGAACGCCAGCCCACCCCGCGGCTCAACGGGTACGGGCCCTGGGTCGCGTACCTGTACGGCGGCTGA
- a CDS encoding NifU family protein codes for MKEKVQAALDKVRVNLQADGGDAELVDVSDDGVVRVRLKGACHGCPMSQMTLKRGIERAIKAEVPEVKEVVAVD; via the coding sequence ATGAAAGAAAAGGTGCAGGCGGCGCTGGACAAGGTGCGGGTGAACCTGCAGGCCGACGGGGGCGACGCCGAGCTGGTGGACGTGAGCGACGACGGGGTGGTGCGGGTGCGGCTCAAGGGGGCGTGCCACGGCTGCCCCATGAGCCAGATGACCCTCAAGCGGGGAATCGAGCGGGCCATCAAGGCCGAGGTGCCCGAGGTGAAAGAGGTGGTGGCCGTGGACTAG
- the ald gene encoding alanine dehydrogenase: protein MIVGIPKERKNNEYRVGIVPSGVEELTRDGHTVLIETGAGLGSGISDDEFVSAGARIASSAREVWEAADLVMKVKEPLPEEYDLLQEGQILFTFLHLAPLPELGRVLLERRIRAVAYETIQLGDGSLPLLAPMSQVAGKMAVQLGAAFLQRERGGMGILLGGVPGTKHGRIVIIGGGAVGINAAKVAYGLGAEVVIIDINHARLSYIDDVFDGKVVTLMSNRRNVREAAASCDMLVGAVLVPGAKAPRLVDREILRGMKPGSVFVDVAIDQGGVSETSRPTSHSDPVYEEEGVIHYCVPNIPGSVPMTSTYALTNVTLPYCRKLASGVEEALRADPSLAKGVNTWDGHVTCRPVAEAFGMEWTPLERLLG, encoded by the coding sequence ATGATCGTCGGGATACCCAAGGAGCGAAAGAACAACGAGTACCGGGTGGGCATCGTGCCGTCGGGCGTGGAGGAGCTCACCCGCGACGGCCACACCGTGCTGATCGAGACCGGTGCGGGGCTGGGAAGCGGCATCTCCGACGACGAGTTCGTCTCGGCCGGCGCCCGCATCGCCTCCTCGGCCCGGGAGGTGTGGGAGGCCGCGGACCTGGTGATGAAGGTCAAGGAGCCCCTGCCCGAGGAGTACGACCTGCTCCAGGAGGGCCAGATCCTGTTCACGTTCCTGCACCTGGCGCCCCTGCCGGAGCTGGGGCGGGTGCTGCTGGAGCGCCGGATCCGGGCCGTGGCCTACGAGACGATTCAGCTCGGCGACGGGAGCCTGCCGCTCCTGGCTCCCATGAGCCAGGTGGCCGGGAAGATGGCGGTGCAGCTGGGCGCGGCGTTCCTCCAGCGGGAGAGGGGCGGCATGGGCATCCTGCTGGGCGGGGTGCCGGGCACCAAGCACGGCCGCATCGTGATCATCGGGGGCGGCGCGGTGGGCATCAACGCGGCCAAGGTGGCCTACGGGCTGGGGGCCGAGGTGGTCATCATCGACATCAACCACGCCCGGCTCTCCTACATCGACGACGTGTTCGACGGCAAGGTGGTGACCCTCATGTCCAACCGCCGGAACGTGCGCGAGGCCGCGGCCAGCTGCGACATGCTGGTGGGAGCGGTTCTGGTGCCCGGGGCCAAGGCCCCCCGCCTCGTGGACCGGGAGATCCTGCGGGGCATGAAGCCGGGCAGCGTGTTCGTGGACGTGGCCATCGACCAGGGGGGGGTGAGCGAGACGAGCCGGCCCACCTCCCACTCCGACCCGGTGTACGAGGAGGAGGGGGTGATCCACTACTGCGTGCCCAATATCCCGGGCTCGGTGCCGATGACCAGCACCTACGCCCTGACCAACGTGACCCTGCCCTACTGCCGCAAGCTCGCGTCCGGCGTGGAGGAGGCCCTGCGGGCCGACCCGAGCCTTGCCAAGGGCGTGAACACCTGGGACGGCCACGTCACCTGCCGGCCCGTGGCCGAGGCGTTCGGCATGGAGTGGACCCCCCTGGAGCGGTTGCTGGGGTAG
- a CDS encoding GNAT family N-acetyltransferase — MARCRVCHTRYDPDDPADAARHRRLHDRVTRGLPRRPLAGERVLWQGDGLRVTVVVPAAPRAQRRRVEEIARIGAREMGYTGSPYSLREPPELRTHGFLGYRGARLAGVFLLAHRRVEAVAEWVEGEEPDGVAPRKGWRVREPGEGTAWSVDFLWVAPRYRRTGLGRRILTEAARYLGVPLPDLAWYPPFTAVGRRFIPAVSGPTFRVAR, encoded by the coding sequence GTGGCCCGGTGCCGCGTGTGCCACACCCGCTACGACCCCGACGACCCGGCCGATGCGGCCCGGCATCGCAGGCTCCACGACCGGGTCACCCGGGGGCTCCCCCGCCGCCCCCTGGCGGGGGAGCGGGTGCTGTGGCAGGGCGACGGGCTGCGGGTCACGGTGGTGGTGCCGGCCGCGCCCCGGGCGCAGCGCCGCAGGGTGGAGGAGATCGCCCGGATCGGGGCCCGGGAGATGGGCTACACCGGGTCCCCCTACTCGCTGCGGGAGCCCCCGGAGCTCAGGACCCACGGGTTCCTGGGGTACCGGGGGGCGCGGCTGGCCGGGGTGTTCCTGCTGGCCCACCGGCGGGTGGAGGCCGTGGCCGAGTGGGTGGAGGGCGAGGAGCCCGACGGCGTGGCCCCCCGCAAGGGGTGGCGGGTGCGGGAGCCGGGGGAGGGGACGGCCTGGTCCGTGGACTTCCTTTGGGTGGCCCCCCGGTACCGCCGCACGGGTTTGGGCCGGAGGATCCTGACCGAGGCAGCCCGCTACCTGGGGGTCCCATTGCCGGACCTGGCGTGGTACCCCCCTTTCACGGCCGTGGGCCGCCGGTTCATCCCGGCCGTGAGCGGCCCGACGTTCCGGGTGGCGCGGTGA
- a CDS encoding rubrerythrin family protein codes for MGKTTENLKAAFAGESQANRSYLAFAKKAEEEGYPQVAKLFRAAAAAETVHAHNHFRVLGNIKSTKENLQAAIEGENHEVVSMYPEFIKDAEAEGEKAALRSFQWAWEVEKIHESLYRKALEALDEKGETFDYYVCPVCGYTHERQAPDKCPVCGAPGSRFEKVE; via the coding sequence ATGGGCAAGACGACCGAGAACCTGAAGGCCGCGTTCGCCGGCGAGTCCCAAGCCAACCGTTCGTACCTGGCCTTCGCCAAGAAGGCCGAGGAGGAAGGGTACCCCCAGGTGGCCAAGCTGTTCCGCGCGGCCGCGGCGGCCGAGACGGTGCACGCCCACAACCACTTCCGGGTCCTGGGCAACATCAAGAGCACCAAGGAGAACCTGCAGGCCGCGATCGAAGGCGAGAACCACGAGGTGGTCTCGATGTACCCCGAGTTCATCAAGGACGCCGAGGCCGAGGGCGAGAAGGCGGCCCTGCGGAGCTTCCAGTGGGCCTGGGAGGTGGAGAAGATCCACGAGTCCCTGTACCGCAAGGCCCTCGAGGCCCTGGACGAGAAGGGGGAGACCTTCGACTACTACGTGTGCCCGGTGTGCGGGTACACCCACGAGCGCCAGGCGCCGGACAAGTGTCCCGTGTGCGGCGCCCCGGGGAGCCGGTTCGAGAAGGTCGAGTAG
- a CDS encoding helix-turn-helix domain-containing protein gives MNVGKRIRRMREAQDLSLAQVAQMTGLSEAYLQAVEEGTEVPSIGAVLKISRALGSKMGQLLHEAGTRSDIFSIVPAGNGTTVDRSVQRTGQGYTYLSLVAPDLRGQGMEPFLVTFDPKAASSIQPMVHEGEEFLYILSGTVELLYDGETYTLKKGDSLYIDSSRPHALRGIGKTPPQALAVIFSRD, from the coding sequence ATGAACGTCGGAAAACGGATCCGGAGGATGCGGGAGGCCCAGGATCTGTCGCTGGCCCAGGTGGCCCAGATGACCGGGTTGAGCGAGGCGTATCTCCAGGCGGTGGAGGAGGGCACCGAGGTCCCGTCCATCGGCGCCGTGCTCAAGATCTCGCGGGCCCTGGGCTCGAAAATGGGCCAACTCCTCCACGAGGCCGGCACCCGCTCCGACATCTTCAGCATCGTGCCGGCGGGCAACGGCACCACGGTGGACCGGTCGGTCCAGCGCACCGGCCAGGGCTACACCTACCTGAGCCTGGTGGCCCCCGACCTCCGGGGCCAGGGCATGGAGCCGTTTCTGGTGACCTTCGACCCCAAGGCCGCCAGCTCGATCCAGCCCATGGTGCACGAGGGGGAGGAGTTCCTCTACATCCTGTCGGGCACGGTCGAGCTCCTGTACGACGGCGAGACCTACACCCTGAAGAAGGGCGACAGCCTCTACATCGACTCGTCCCGGCCCCACGCCCTGCGGGGCATCGGCAAGACCCCGCCCCAGGCCCTGGCCGTGATCTTCAGCCGGGACTGA
- the yedE gene encoding YedE family putative selenium transporter, with the protein MRGRLARHGWIVAAGLLMGLFGSLLAYWGNPPNTGICISCFLENAVGALGLHPNPRMRYLRPELLGFFLGSAAAALAAREFRPRARAAGAHLLGLGLLMIVGSAVFIGCPIKMMLRLAAGDLTAVAGAVGLVAGVWGGLRLVRRGDLDGGGRARPVPWLVPAGLVVGALVLTALLFRPGILLESRSGPGALHAPVWISLAAGLAIGVACQRSRFCITGSVRDILLVRSPGAVLALGGLLAAAGLADGFTGQFRLGYYDQPGAHLEWLWSFLGMGLVGAAAVVAGGCPFRQIVRAGEGDLDAAATVVGMGAGAVLVQVWGLGASAAGVPAAGKVAVLVGLAALLGLGASARSH; encoded by the coding sequence ATGAGGGGGAGACTGGCCCGGCACGGGTGGATCGTGGCCGCCGGGCTCCTGATGGGGCTGTTCGGCAGCCTCCTGGCCTACTGGGGCAATCCGCCGAACACGGGGATCTGCATCTCGTGCTTCCTGGAGAACGCGGTGGGCGCCCTGGGGCTGCACCCCAACCCCCGCATGCGGTACCTGCGGCCCGAGCTCCTGGGGTTCTTCCTGGGCAGTGCCGCCGCCGCCCTGGCCGCGCGGGAGTTCCGGCCGCGGGCCCGAGCGGCCGGGGCCCACCTGCTGGGCCTGGGGCTCCTGATGATCGTGGGCTCGGCCGTGTTCATCGGCTGCCCGATCAAGATGATGTTGCGGCTCGCCGCCGGGGACCTGACCGCCGTGGCCGGGGCGGTGGGCCTGGTGGCCGGGGTGTGGGGGGGGCTCCGCCTGGTTCGGCGGGGCGACCTGGATGGCGGCGGCCGGGCCCGGCCGGTGCCGTGGCTGGTGCCCGCAGGGCTGGTCGTGGGGGCCCTGGTCCTCACGGCTCTCCTGTTCCGGCCGGGGATCCTGCTGGAGAGCCGGAGCGGGCCCGGGGCGCTCCACGCCCCGGTCTGGATCAGCCTGGCCGCGGGGTTGGCGATCGGGGTCGCCTGTCAGCGATCGCGGTTCTGCATCACCGGGTCGGTGCGCGACATCCTGCTCGTGCGCAGCCCGGGGGCGGTCCTGGCCCTGGGAGGGCTGCTCGCGGCGGCCGGGTTGGCCGACGGGTTTACGGGTCAGTTCCGGCTTGGCTATTATGACCAGCCCGGCGCCCACCTGGAGTGGCTGTGGAGCTTTTTGGGGATGGGGCTGGTGGGCGCGGCCGCCGTGGTGGCGGGCGGGTGTCCGTTCCGGCAGATCGTGCGGGCCGGCGAGGGCGACCTGGACGCGGCCGCCACGGTGGTGGGCATGGGCGCGGGCGCGGTGCTCGTGCAGGTTTGGGGCTTGGGCGCGTCGGCCGCCGGAGTGCCGGCGGCCGGGAAGGTGGCGGTGCTGGTCGGGCTGGCTGCGCTCCTGGGTCTGGGCGCCTCGGCCCGGTCCCATTGA
- a CDS encoding tetratricopeptide repeat protein: MDRERTWFLVAAALLLVWAGVEARGLSRDRRARTDPCASRVDPAAVEASYRDVEARIQGGDAAGVVLDLRQRARSGPYPAWAWFWLGEAAYRQGAWAEAVRAYGRAVDENPAVADRNGPFRSGERMAERLASIRKGPWATRRPPEIRELYALQRRLAGGCE; the protein is encoded by the coding sequence GTGGACCGGGAGCGGACCTGGTTTCTGGTGGCCGCGGCCCTGCTGCTCGTGTGGGCCGGGGTGGAGGCCCGGGGCCTGAGCCGGGACCGCCGGGCCCGGACCGATCCCTGCGCCTCCCGGGTGGACCCGGCCGCGGTGGAGGCCAGCTACCGGGACGTGGAGGCCCGGATCCAGGGGGGGGACGCGGCCGGGGTGGTGCTGGATCTTCGACAGAGGGCCCGCTCCGGGCCGTACCCTGCGTGGGCGTGGTTCTGGCTGGGCGAGGCGGCCTACCGCCAGGGGGCGTGGGCCGAGGCGGTGCGGGCCTACGGCCGGGCCGTGGACGAGAACCCGGCCGTGGCCGACCGGAACGGACCGTTCCGGTCGGGCGAGCGCATGGCCGAGCGGCTGGCTTCGATCCGGAAGGGGCCGTGGGCGACCCGACGGCCGCCGGAGATCCGAGAGCTCTACGCCCTCCAGCGCCGGCTGGCGGGGGGGTGCGAATGA
- a CDS encoding right-handed parallel beta-helix repeat-containing protein: MGLRRWWLLGAATAVGLAACVTLPQPKTISVPATARTETRHILYAPTVWRGEVRLVRPLIVTKTATLTLLPGTRVYFDLPEPKAGEDPEPWIRVLGSLVALGTPEAPIEITSVPLRNNEFEDVISFEKAKEAHLRRVVFERGPWAVHSHFTPVEFEDCTFRNNYGGVRFQGGRVVIRGCRFEENRIGIRCLNSSPVIEENWFVGNLTGIFFRQGVTGAVLRRNNFDDREYDLKLGEAQTDDVDAGNNWWKADEKGRLADRIFDGADSEGVGRVNVEPRLPVPWGTPERKK, translated from the coding sequence ATGGGTCTGCGGCGATGGTGGCTCCTGGGGGCGGCGACGGCGGTGGGGCTCGCGGCGTGCGTGACCCTGCCCCAGCCCAAGACGATCTCGGTCCCGGCCACGGCCCGCACCGAGACCCGGCACATCCTCTACGCCCCCACGGTGTGGCGCGGGGAGGTCCGGCTGGTTCGGCCCCTCATCGTGACCAAGACCGCCACCCTGACCCTCCTGCCCGGCACCCGCGTGTACTTCGATCTGCCCGAGCCCAAGGCCGGCGAGGACCCGGAGCCGTGGATCCGGGTGCTGGGGAGCCTGGTGGCCCTGGGCACGCCGGAGGCGCCGATCGAGATCACCTCGGTGCCCCTGCGCAACAACGAGTTCGAGGACGTGATCTCCTTCGAAAAGGCCAAGGAGGCCCACCTGCGGCGGGTGGTGTTCGAGCGGGGCCCGTGGGCCGTGCACAGCCACTTCACCCCGGTGGAGTTCGAGGACTGCACGTTCCGCAACAACTACGGCGGGGTGCGGTTCCAGGGGGGCCGGGTGGTGATCCGGGGGTGCCGGTTCGAGGAGAACCGGATCGGGATCCGGTGCCTCAACAGCTCGCCGGTGATCGAGGAGAACTGGTTCGTGGGCAACCTCACCGGCATCTTCTTCCGGCAGGGCGTGACCGGCGCGGTGCTGCGGCGAAACAACTTCGACGATCGGGAGTACGATCTGAAGCTCGGCGAGGCCCAGACCGACGACGTGGACGCCGGAAACAACTGGTGGAAGGCCGACGAGAAGGGCCGGCTCGCCGACCGGATCTTCGACGGCGCCGACTCCGAAGGGGTGGGCCGGGTGAACGTGGAGCCCCGGCTGCCCGTCCCCTGGGGCACGCCGGAAAGGAAGAAGTAG
- a CDS encoding FAD-binding oxidoreductase, translating into MTGQRGSPIQGPGASPGAVCSSGRLRRPTDADLAALAGRIGRDRVSASPESVERYARDESTVVEARPWAVVRPRSTAEVAETLRWASAGRFPVVPRGAGTGVAGGAVAVGGGVVLSLERMDRIVELDPENLAVTVEPGVITARIDDEARRHGLFYPPDPASLESCSIGGNVAVGAGGARAVKYGTTRDYVLGLEVVLADGEVLELGGKNVKDATGYHLRDLLVGSEGTLGVITRITLRLVPRPGRRVVLLVPFPSIHHAARAVTAVLGARVLPAAAEFMDDVTIEAARRYLGRDLPGGDAVGAYVFLELDGETPAALEAETERVAGVVQAHGALDVLAAEDPGQQERLWESRRCLGEALRAWGRQLGKADVVVPRARVPELVEAVRGAGQRHGLVAASFGHAGDGNVHVNLLRGDLADGEWDRRRSQALAEIMEAVKALGGLPSGEHGIGVLKRPYLHRFLPARALALMASVKTAFDPLGILNPGKVM; encoded by the coding sequence ATGACCGGGCAGCGAGGGTCGCCGATCCAGGGCCCCGGGGCGTCCCCCGGGGCCGTTTGTTCGTCCGGCCGGCTGCGCCGGCCCACCGACGCAGACCTGGCGGCCCTGGCCGGGCGGATCGGTCGGGACCGGGTGAGCGCCTCGCCCGAGTCGGTTGAGCGGTACGCCCGGGACGAGTCCACCGTGGTCGAGGCGCGACCGTGGGCAGTGGTGCGGCCCCGGTCCACCGCCGAGGTGGCCGAGACCCTGCGGTGGGCCTCGGCGGGGCGGTTTCCGGTGGTGCCCCGGGGCGCCGGCACGGGGGTGGCCGGCGGGGCGGTGGCCGTGGGGGGCGGGGTGGTGCTGAGCCTGGAGCGGATGGACCGGATCGTGGAGCTCGATCCCGAGAACCTGGCCGTGACGGTGGAGCCCGGGGTGATCACGGCCCGCATCGACGACGAGGCCCGGCGCCACGGCCTGTTCTACCCCCCGGATCCGGCCAGCCTGGAGAGCTGCTCCATCGGGGGCAACGTGGCCGTGGGCGCCGGGGGCGCGCGGGCCGTGAAGTACGGCACCACCCGGGACTACGTGCTGGGGCTCGAGGTGGTGCTGGCCGACGGCGAGGTCCTGGAGCTCGGCGGCAAGAACGTGAAGGACGCCACCGGCTACCACCTGCGGGACCTCTTGGTGGGGAGCGAGGGCACCCTGGGGGTGATCACCCGGATCACCCTGCGGCTCGTGCCCCGGCCGGGCCGGCGGGTGGTGCTGCTGGTGCCGTTCCCATCGATCCACCACGCCGCCCGGGCGGTCACGGCGGTGCTCGGGGCCCGGGTGCTGCCGGCCGCGGCCGAGTTCATGGACGACGTAACCATCGAGGCCGCCCGCAGGTACCTGGGCCGCGATCTCCCCGGCGGCGATGCCGTCGGGGCGTATGTTTTTCTGGAGCTGGACGGTGAGACCCCGGCCGCCCTGGAGGCCGAGACGGAGCGGGTGGCCGGGGTGGTGCAGGCTCACGGGGCCCTGGACGTGCTGGCCGCCGAGGACCCCGGCCAGCAGGAGCGGCTGTGGGAGAGCCGCCGGTGCCTGGGCGAGGCCCTGCGGGCCTGGGGCCGGCAGCTGGGCAAGGCCGACGTGGTGGTGCCCCGGGCCCGGGTGCCCGAGCTGGTGGAGGCCGTGCGGGGGGCGGGCCAACGCCACGGCCTGGTGGCCGCCAGCTTCGGCCACGCGGGCGACGGCAACGTGCACGTGAACCTGCTCCGGGGCGACCTGGCCGACGGCGAGTGGGACCGGCGGCGCTCCCAGGCCCTGGCCGAGATCATGGAGGCGGTGAAGGCCCTGGGCGGGCTTCCTTCGGGCGAGCACGGGATCGGGGTGCTGAAGCGGCCCTATCTCCACCGGTTCCTGCCGGCGCGGGCCTTGGCCCTGATGGCCTCGGTCAAGACGGCCTTCGACCCCCTGGGCATCCTGAACCCCGGCAAAGTGATGTGA